The sequence below is a genomic window from Harmonia axyridis chromosome 1, icHarAxyr1.1, whole genome shotgun sequence.
TTCCTCAACTCGATGTTAGAAAGGGAATCGTTCAAATGTTGTTCAACTAATGAGATTTCCTCTCTGTTCCTCGCACAGATAGTATACACACGTATCTCTCTCAGTGTCTCGGTTTGCAacatagagggctcacttccctgGAATCTACAGATCCTCATTTTAGGCCCATTAACCCCAATACCATTGCCtcctctgattttgatccatcggtatacCATATGGAGGACTTTTTTCCAAGCAATTTACGAATTGCACTGAGATGGTCATCAATGACCGTTTCAAAGAGTGTATCGAAATCGAAGATATGTGGCATCAGATCTGAGggttttgccaagaggtttgaatctaacTGATTCAATATTCCCATATGTCCAATCCAGTTGACCGGATGGAGCTTCTCATTGCGGTATattcttattgcttccagcaagctacatttcctcacatgtaagtGTAGATCAAATAATCTTCAGTGTTCTTCCACCATGCTAAAGACGCATAGCTGATTATAATTGGTATACAAATGAAAGAGATTATTAAAGAGTGAGATACATTTCAGATTTTCATAATCAAATCGTCAGGTAGCCAGCACTTGAATAGATCCAGAGAATGTCACGCATCAATGACAAGAGCAGCGAATGAGTTGATCccctttttttatgtttcaccaCCTTTCATAACTAATGACGCGATTTACAGAAAAACAGCTGTTTCAAATTTGTATACCTTATGTTACACAGCAATGAACCTTGCATTAAATAAAGTTCACCAATTTGAAGTATACAAAATTTAATTGTCTTTTTTTTACAAGGTCAAATATCTGATGGATAAAATGAGGAATGAAACAATTCATTTTCGGAAATAAAGAaacgataaaaaaaatataaataaaatacagtCAAGCCATGacaaaataagttattgaacaaAACAATAAGTTTGTACAAaaagataataatgaaatataagcaAAATACACATTATTAATAAGGGACAATTAGTAAATGAATATCATTGCACCATAACCAGacattttcaaaagtattaattttattttgagaaCGCAATGCACAAGAATGAGAACATAAATTAATTAAAGCACAGAACTTGTGAAATAGTTGGGGGCAAGAAAATTCTGAGGAGATCgattttattgtaaaaataatTGACAATATAAAATGGAAAATTACATACACTCGATCACAAATCCTCAAAATCCATGTGCCCAAAAGCCAAGCAAAAAAATATTAGATGACAGTTATTATATTTCCAATGTTTATTAGATCAATAACAACTGTTTCGCCAAACAATAGCTTCTTTAGATTTTTACATTTCGAATAAATAGATATTTGTGATGACAATCAAGAGACAACAAGGAAAACTCAAATAATTCAAGCAATAAATTGCTTTACAGAATCTGGTTAACTCAACGAACATTATTGTAAAATATGCTTACCGTCCTTGATACTtcatcataaaaattcaaatattaaaaacgaaaaaatctgaagatgcTACTGTGTATCGGAACAATTCGTTATTTTCCATATAATATACAGTGTGAATAAATAGTCATTCAATATTAATTCAAACAGATAACCGTCgagtagtaaaaaaaaattgaaaaaaacaggCCTACCGATTGTTAGTTGCTTTTCCCACCAGGAAGAGAAAAAAAACTAACTGAAAAAGAAACACTCACACTCACCGTAAGATCCATAACCCTGCTGTTGTGGCGGACCTCCGTAGCCACCGCTGCCCCACTGCGGTGGGGGCCCTTGAGGAGCCGGTGGAGCTCCCCAGCTCTGATAGGTGCCGGGGCCCGAGGGGGTGCCGTAGCCCCCGTAGTTCTGACCCTGGGGCGATGCCCCCCAGCCCTGATAGCTCTGCATCATGTTGGGACCCATCGGGGCGCCCAGGTTCATCGGGGGCCCGCCCATCTGGCCGTTCGGGCCCTGCATCATGCCCATGGGGGCCTGCGGAGGGCCCCAGGCGGACGTCGGGTCGGCACCACCCATCTTATTGCCGCCGGAGCCGTCGCGTGGCTCGGCCTTCTTGATCTCAACCTGGGGGGGGGGACagataataatatatcaaaaaagttTTGGAATTCGATCGAagaaatactgcaaattttaggttatggttcattattttgttctgtattgaagaatattcaaaatatttaaattcgatgaattttcattttataagacttatgaaatgaaaaagagGCATCCAAGTCTTATTTTTCCCGATTTCAACTGTTTTGTTATAACtttcagaatgaaaaataaattctgTACCAGATTCGCAAATCCAAACAACGATCTTAACATTATTTTCATTACATGGTACATTTTCAGCTCATCAAATTTCACTCAAACATTAGAGAAGAAGGTCAAACTTCGTGTGATTATAGAGAAACAGAAAGAATTAACAATCTCTTAAAACCAGGCAGTGAAAATAATCAATTACCGGTACTTTCtccacaaaatttaaattatgcTAAGAATACCTAAACAAACATCGACAACAAAATAAACTTAACACCgaagtaaaaaaaaagaagcaaaatTGCCCACTCCCAACAAGAAAGCaacaaaaaagaattgaaatacAGAGACTGACAAATTTAGAAGGATATGCTACTCAAAGACTAAAAGACCACCAAGACGTTTCTTACATAATGTAATAGCCTAGATAATTGACGAAAATAAATCTGATCAGACATACCTGTTTGCCATTTAGGTTTACGAAGTGCTCTGATACACATCTGTCAACTGCGTCATCGTCTTCAAACGATAAAAATCCAAATcctgaaaaaattgttattgatTACCATGcccttataaatttttttcgaagcaTGGAGATGTGAAGAAACTAGGACCTTGTACTTAGTACTTGATTTTGTAAATTAAACtactttaaatttaatttttagtttctgGAACAGCCAacagaaaattaatgaaattttatacccTGCAAATGAAACCAATCCAATGTGTTATTACAATTAGAAGAAATAACAATATAAAGAATTGAGACATCATAGATTTCCTCAGAATGAAAAACATCCAAACTTCTTGCATTGGAATTGCatcaaaaactttcaaaaattttgtaaaACGAGTTCTGAATTTATTCAATCATTTATTGAATAGATTTCTTTGAATTGATTTGcatctaataaaaaaaattatggaccCAGGAAGAAAAAATCAAGTCTTAATTATTATtaccataaaaataaaatgaaaaattatcaaatggAGATGTACtagtgaaatattaatttttattttattggcaTCCTTGAACATATGTCATGTCAATAGTCCTTCATTTGAGAGGACTGTCAATTTATTTTGTTGGTGGAAAACACAAATGCTTATTTCAAAACTAAAATATTCACCTCTGGATTTCTTTTTTTCCTGGTCATACATTATTACTACTTCCATTACTTTTCCAAACCGGGTGAAGAACGACCTCAAATCAGTCTCAGTGACGTTGGATGGCAAACCACCCAAGAACACTTTGGGATAACCTCCACCCTTCTTAGGCTTCTGCAATGTCCTGGGATTGCAAGGTTTAGGATCGAtagttcttaaaaaaaaaaattcaattatcagCCTGTTACGATCAAGAACTGGTActcaaaaatatttccaatcaTATATAAAATAAACGATATGGAGACAATAAGCTTACCTGCCATCCAAGGTGTGAGGGCCATTCTGAAGAACCACGTTAACATTGCCTGGATCTGAGAATGTTACAAACCCAAAACCTCGTGATCTCCCGGATTCTGCATTCTTCATTACAACACAATCGATAACTTCTCCATACCTTGCAAAATACCTTTGCAAATTGTCCTGGGTGGTTTCCCATGACAGACCGCCGACAAAGAGTTTTCTGTAATTAAATAGTACATTCTAACATTGCTCAAGTCTTGAATGCAAAATGGGGTTTTTATTTTATACGATCTGGCCAAGTAACTTTCGGCAGATCATATTCCCATCGAAGAACAGAACAGGATGAGAATTCGAAATATTCCCAAAAACACAAGAGTGCATGGAATATCAACGAGGAAACAACACAGGACAACACCATTCCCTATAGGACAATCCGACCAACTATTTCTTATTTAATATTTCTGTAATTCCCAAATggccttcaaaatttattgtaTTTCTCAAATGACATTCAATTGTTTTGTATTTCCCaaatgtctttcaataatcctATACTTCCTGTCATTCCAGATGAGCAGCCATATTGTTTTTCTGACCCAAACCATAGAAGTTTGCTTGAATTTAGTTTAACACACAGTTTTTCAAATAAACACAGCTTactaattcaaaaatatgtttaTTCCATAATTACAAATGCAATTAGTTATGATGTTATATATCCTATTGCTTATGTGTATTTCTGAATCTCTTGGCACAAttacaattttgaaaaatctgtTATAGCAGCTACatttcaagtgttttatttttagATAAGAGTTAGATATCTCAATAGTGTTGCTCATttgcagaaatgaaattttgcaaatgaCAATAATTTATACCTATCTAAATTCAGATGTTCTGCTAATTGAACAATTTCAAGTATTGAAActaaaaaattttatagaataaaaaacaacaaaaattaaaacttcttttatttatttcatgaaggCTAGTttggataattattttattatagatTGGTTCAAGGGTTACAGCTTAATTCAACATCAAATCTATAAATAACAATTTAGTCTAAGTCATCTGCTTGAGTAAGAAATACAAGAGGCGTTCCTCAGGGAAGTATTAGAGGGCCGATACTCTACACGTTTGCTATgttattaaatgaaaattaaatggAAACTTCCATGCTTATGCTGTCAAAGTTTTAGACCTCGTTAGGCCTAGTGACcccaaaaaatttataaattttttgaattttttattaacatGACCAATAAAATAGCACATTACTTCCCCAAAATCCGCGAGTAACATTGTTAACATATTTATTAAGAGCTTTATATGTAAAATCAAGAACTCTACAAAATCTAAAAGTCTAAATTTGAGTTAACTATGTTAAATTCATTGGTGCCCAACATCCAAGACAACAGAAAGATAACGAGAATGGCTGACTTATTTAATGGGATTCAtaattttagtttatttataGTTATTGctatcgttaaaaaaaaatatttattttcaatatttgtgtTTGCATTTGATAAAGACTATAATAACAAATATTATTAAATTAATGTAGACTACCTTTGGATATAGGTTACAACCAACAGAATACAATTTTAGGAATGTCTTGCGAAAAAAACATACAGGGAATGAGTGGATTATATTATGGATTCCATCAATTGACCAAGTGGAGAAGGCCCTTTATCCTCAAGTTTGTCAGGAAGAGGAAAGATATTTTCTGGATTTGGGAGACAATTCGTTATTAGGTGCCGTTCATAACGCGGCAgtgggacacagtaacaaagcctaaaCCTAACACAACTGATTCTCATAACTCTCACAAACTCTAAGAAGTCTCATATAAACCTAGGATAGTTTGGACATTGAACATTCTCCCATAGATAAAATTAACAACATAATTCATCCAAGTTTTTATAAGAATGTCCAAACCTTAAGATAAATCAGTCAAAATCAACACAGATTCAATTGACACAATGGTTTTCCTAATagaaaaattgcagtttttccgacagttaataatgaaatatataattaGATGGCCAACAATGGATTTT
It includes:
- the LOC123671592 gene encoding heterogeneous nuclear ribonucleoprotein 27C isoform X13, whose amino-acid sequence is MRMLRVKQEILEEDEKGKLFVGGLSWETTQDNLQRYFARYGEVIDCVVMKNAESGRSRGFGFVTFSDPGNVNVVLQNGPHTLDGRTIDPKPCNPRTLQKPKKGGGYPKVFLGGLPSNVTETDLRSFFTRFGKVMEVVIMYDQEKKKSRGFGFLSFEDDDAVDRCVSEHFVNLNGKQVEIKKAEPRDGSGGNKMGGADPTSAWGPPQAPMGMMQGPNGQMGGPPMNLGAPMGPNMMQSYQGWGASPQGQNYGGYGTPSGPGTYQSWGAPPAPQGPPPQWGSGGYGGPPQQQGYGSYVDSNFALGPSAGSGAASWNSWNMPQNSGSTGPSGYIAGDMYTRQSGPGGPGATPSAPPNMSSSGGASKPGSDYSNYAGYGSYTAADAGYGAPPRSYGSDAGSQIGGYSSQPPNAGVAYSVSELNGEYLTSQYTRVY
- the LOC123671592 gene encoding heterogeneous nuclear ribonucleoprotein 27C isoform X19, whose amino-acid sequence is MRMLRVKQEILEEDEKGKLFVGGLSWETTQDNLQRYFARYGEVIDCVVMKNAESGRSRGFGFVTFSDPGNVNVVLQNGPHTLDGRTIDPKPCNPRTLQKPKKGGGYPKVFLGGLPSNVTETDLRSFFTRFGKVMEVVIMYDQEKKKSRGFGFLSFEDDDAVDRCVSEHFVNLNGKQVEIKKAEPRDGSGGNKMGGADPTSAWGPPQAPMGMMQGPNGQMGGPPMNLGAPMGPNMMQSYQGWGASPQGQNYGGYGTPSGPGTYQSWGAPPAPQGPPPQWGSGGYGGPPQQQGYGSYGPSAGSGAASWNSWNMPQNSGSTGPSGYIAGDMYTRQSGPGGPGATPSAPPNMSSSGGASKPGSDYSNYAGYGSYTAADAGYGAPPRSYGSDAGSQIGGYSSQPPNAVGNVLA